A region of Anaerolineales bacterium DNA encodes the following proteins:
- a CDS encoding prenyltransferase, producing MIEVKDLLGPMRVPFLLLDPACVFVGLGTAIWTSGSVSVLSAVLTFVGAIMANISVNALNEYLDYKSLLDTKTERTPFSGGSGTLPHKPEVALYALWTGIVSMAITILIGVYFLTIRGLTLLPLGLLGIVLIVFYTTWITRYPLLCLFAPGIGFGPLMVVGTHFALLEAWVASLVPFFLVSNLLLLNQFPDVEADREVGRRHYPIVIGRKKSARIYSAFLILTYVSILLAVLFGVLPAWSLLGLLTAVLAWRAIRGAMRFADDTAALVQVRGLNVQITLLTPTLVAIGLLLGSI from the coding sequence ATGATCGAAGTGAAAGACCTGTTGGGACCTATGCGGGTTCCTTTTCTTCTGCTAGATCCCGCGTGTGTTTTCGTGGGACTCGGAACGGCTATCTGGACCAGCGGCAGCGTGAGCGTTCTTTCCGCAGTTCTTACCTTCGTAGGCGCCATCATGGCAAACATCAGCGTCAACGCATTGAACGAGTATCTCGATTATAAAAGCCTCTTGGACACGAAAACAGAACGCACGCCGTTCAGCGGCGGCAGCGGTACGCTGCCCCACAAACCCGAAGTGGCGCTCTATGCACTTTGGACGGGGATCGTGAGTATGGCGATCACGATATTGATCGGGGTTTATTTCTTGACCATCCGCGGCCTTACTCTGCTGCCGCTGGGATTACTCGGAATCGTACTCATTGTTTTTTATACGACTTGGATCACGCGTTACCCACTGCTGTGTCTCTTCGCCCCAGGTATTGGATTCGGCCCCCTCATGGTCGTCGGAACGCATTTCGCACTCCTCGAAGCCTGGGTCGCATCCCTCGTGCCGTTTTTCCTCGTTTCCAATTTGCTGCTGCTCAACCAATTCCCGGATGTCGAAGCGGACCGGGAGGTCGGCAGGCGGCATTACCCCATCGTGATCGGCCGGAAGAAGAGCGCTCGTATTTACTCGGCTTTTCTCATCCTGACCTACGTTTCGATCCTTCTGGCCGTGTTGTTTGGTGTACTGCCAGCGTGGTCGCTGCTCGGATTGTTGACGGCAGTGCTCGCCTGGCGTGCCATTCGAGGTGCGATGCGTTTTGCGGATGACACCGCAGCACTCGTGCAGGTACGGGGTTTAAATGTGCAGATTACCTTGCTCACACCCACGCTGGTGGCCATCGGATTACTCTTGGGATCGATTTGA
- a CDS encoding SRPBCC family protein, protein MEFRRTVSIARPVAAVFAFMKEFENHPQEADSKVLLVQKITSGRVGVGTCYREKVQMLPLLALNMISEIRQFEPEREITYIWQGGGMRGNLRISLVAHAKGTILTVYEWIDPLGVMKLFTPLIGAAFRQTWEKRLQAIKQFLESRS, encoded by the coding sequence ATGGAATTTCGGCGAACGGTCAGCATTGCACGCCCGGTGGCAGCGGTGTTTGCCTTCATGAAGGAATTTGAAAACCATCCGCAGGAGGCAGATTCCAAGGTGCTCCTGGTGCAGAAGATTACATCCGGGCGGGTGGGTGTTGGAACGTGCTATCGTGAGAAAGTGCAAATGCTGCCGTTGTTGGCGCTGAACATGATCTCGGAAATCCGGCAATTCGAACCCGAGAGGGAAATTACCTATATCTGGCAGGGAGGCGGAATGCGGGGAAATTTACGCATTTCCCTCGTGGCGCACGCGAAGGGGACGATCTTGACGGTGTACGAGTGGATCGATCCTTTGGGTGTGATGAAGCTCTTTACGCCGCTCATCGGCGCCGCTTTCCGCCAAACGTGGGAAAAGCGCTTGCAGGCTATCAAGCAATTCCTTGAATCCCGTTCCTGA
- a CDS encoding helix-turn-helix domain-containing protein, with protein sequence MRNFSQLVSEYIDRIGVSDSEIARRLGVSRQTIFRWREGKTSRPRNREDVLQLASKLRLSSEERDALLVAGGFHPEGSVDSALQSRSATDEKQFRDAFRRAPSNFLIGLRQRVMRHKKLTILITGLVVIAGFLALSGLWRDVASQLGFDVRNDSTSSLWPNTAAADETLILVSEFANYGSEQIGYNIAGRIQEALQQDLDETELESVRIELLPQTVSNERAAQHMGEQFHASLVIWGEYDSGRVIAIVSAPTAEERIGSSEQRWLIATSEELNSIVNTDLPRDVRWLSLYVLGRVQLSLQHYDLAERVFRRALIEDTQDASKAGRIYFFLGLIEDYAEDSNINEVIAYYSEAVEKFPELISAYNNRGVAYLNRGQAGDLERALADFQVATAEDESYEPAVINLAITLFRQDPGNQNEAIDLLLQFEAQHSKSADLQNTLCWYMSLAGRPEEALPHCDLAVEMNPSGYTNDSRGLALALLGRYTDAAQEFQYFLDTLASNNPPAYLYFGPTRSAWIVELEDGRNPFDAETLQALIEE encoded by the coding sequence ATGAGGAACTTCTCTCAGCTTGTTTCCGAATACATCGACCGCATCGGTGTGAGCGACAGCGAAATTGCCCGCCGGCTTGGCGTGAGTCGGCAGACGATCTTCCGTTGGCGGGAGGGCAAGACCAGCAGGCCCCGTAATCGGGAAGACGTGCTTCAACTGGCATCTAAGCTGCGACTTTCGTCGGAAGAGCGCGATGCACTGCTGGTTGCCGGCGGATTTCACCCCGAAGGCAGCGTGGATTCTGCCCTTCAGTCCCGATCCGCCACAGATGAAAAGCAGTTCCGCGATGCTTTCCGGCGTGCACCCTCGAATTTCCTGATCGGTCTGCGCCAACGCGTGATGCGGCATAAAAAACTTACGATACTCATCACGGGATTGGTAGTGATTGCCGGATTTCTGGCCCTGAGTGGATTGTGGCGGGACGTAGCCAGCCAACTCGGTTTCGATGTCAGGAATGATTCGACTTCTTCGCTTTGGCCGAATACGGCCGCGGCAGACGAGACGCTGATCCTGGTGAGCGAATTTGCCAACTACGGCAGCGAACAAATCGGCTACAACATCGCCGGCCGTATTCAAGAGGCACTGCAGCAGGATTTAGATGAAACCGAACTCGAAAGCGTACGCATCGAGCTGCTCCCGCAGACGGTTTCGAACGAGCGGGCGGCGCAGCACATGGGTGAGCAGTTTCATGCCTCGCTCGTCATCTGGGGGGAGTACGACAGTGGAAGGGTTATCGCTATCGTCAGCGCACCGACTGCCGAGGAACGGATCGGGAGCAGCGAACAGCGCTGGCTCATCGCCACATCGGAGGAATTGAATTCGATCGTCAATACCGATTTGCCCAGAGACGTCCGTTGGCTTTCGCTCTACGTGCTCGGGCGTGTTCAGTTGTCGCTGCAGCACTATGATCTGGCCGAACGAGTGTTCCGTCGTGCTTTGATCGAAGATACGCAAGATGCCTCGAAAGCAGGCCGGATCTATTTCTTCTTGGGTTTGATCGAGGATTATGCGGAGGATTCCAATATCAACGAAGTGATCGCATACTACTCCGAAGCTGTTGAGAAGTTCCCGGAATTGATCTCGGCTTATAACAACCGAGGCGTTGCTTACCTCAACCGCGGCCAGGCTGGGGACCTGGAGCGAGCACTGGCCGACTTCCAGGTGGCGACGGCAGAGGACGAAAGTTACGAACCTGCGGTGATCAACCTTGCCATCACGCTCTTCCGTCAAGATCCGGGCAACCAAAATGAGGCGATCGATCTGCTCCTGCAGTTCGAGGCGCAGCATTCGAAATCTGCCGACCTTCAAAATACGTTGTGTTGGTACATGAGTCTGGCGGGTAGGCCGGAAGAGGCGCTGCCGCATTGTGACCTGGCCGTCGAGATGAATCCCTCCGGCTACACCAACGACAGCCGCGGGCTGGCTTTAGCGCTCCTGGGCCGCTATACGGACGCCGCGCAGGAGTTCCAATATTTTCTGGATACACTGGCATCCAACAATCCACCGGCCTATCTCTACTTCGGACCCACTCGGTCGGCGTGGATCGTAGAACTTGAAGATGGTCGAAATCCTTTCGACGCAGAGACGCTGCAGGCTTTAATCGAAGAGTAA
- a CDS encoding von Willebrand factor type A domain-containing protein — protein sequence MSTRRSPKTKMACLVLLVLLLAGCAAAQDASKSYSRAVINQGEIVPAERVRVHEYLNYYEQRFPEPIDQPLGLDLRLGNTHIPTSGGEVWLQIGLQAQSLETEPRTPINLSLVLDCSGSMNGDNKMESLKQSLEVFLLSLQPDDVISIVGYENKAYVLRSAQPLGDGRWVRRVISGLSPGGSTNLHAGLMLGFEEVERSFDIRRNNRVILLTDGIANVGVTNAERIAADALAYNQKGIYLSTVGLGLDMNDELLNTLADQGRGAYHFIDSAEEMDKVFREEVDGLVERVANDVRVGIQPASGVQLKSVSGYEGPLSGDGVQVVLYDMGAGQSQVLIARLQVSPRQSGQQALAEVTLQYTDVFAQQSRQVSGWVSAQAVTTDTYNPVGDIEVYRNATIVKMAEALKTIDALCDAGLYEQAWDIAYDMEHELRTVAALAGDAQMVEDADLFSRYQMTLENVLGYDPLEADFDVDTISSQDQDQRWGDPGNSTLPTIDVD from the coding sequence ATGTCCACCCGAAGAAGTCCGAAGACCAAGATGGCTTGTCTCGTGCTGCTGGTCCTGCTGCTTGCCGGCTGCGCAGCGGCGCAGGACGCTTCGAAATCCTACAGCCGGGCGGTCATCAATCAGGGGGAAATTGTGCCTGCCGAGAGGGTACGCGTGCACGAATACTTGAATTACTACGAGCAGCGCTTCCCCGAGCCCATCGATCAACCACTCGGGCTGGATTTGCGTCTCGGCAACACGCACATCCCTACCAGCGGCGGGGAGGTCTGGCTTCAAATCGGCCTGCAAGCACAGAGTTTGGAAACAGAGCCGCGTACGCCCATTAACCTTTCGCTGGTGCTGGACTGCAGCGGCTCCATGAACGGCGACAACAAAATGGAATCCTTGAAGCAGTCGTTGGAAGTCTTTCTGCTGAGCCTGCAGCCAGACGACGTGATCTCGATCGTCGGCTACGAAAACAAAGCCTACGTACTGCGCAGCGCCCAGCCATTGGGCGACGGCCGCTGGGTTCGTAGAGTCATCAGCGGATTATCCCCGGGAGGAAGCACCAATTTACACGCCGGTCTGATGCTTGGCTTCGAAGAGGTCGAGCGCAGCTTCGACATCCGCCGCAACAACCGCGTCATTCTGCTCACCGACGGCATCGCCAACGTCGGCGTGACCAATGCGGAACGGATCGCCGCGGATGCATTGGCCTACAACCAAAAGGGAATATACCTGTCCACGGTCGGCCTGGGCCTGGACATGAACGACGAATTGCTCAACACGCTGGCCGATCAGGGCCGCGGGGCTTACCACTTCATCGACTCGGCGGAGGAGATGGACAAGGTTTTCCGTGAAGAGGTGGATGGCCTCGTCGAGCGGGTGGCCAACGACGTGCGCGTCGGCATTCAGCCGGCGTCCGGTGTTCAACTGAAAAGCGTGAGCGGATACGAAGGTCCGCTCTCCGGAGACGGCGTGCAGGTCGTCCTGTACGACATGGGCGCCGGACAGAGCCAGGTGCTGATTGCCCGCCTGCAGGTCTCTCCACGCCAATCCGGTCAGCAAGCGCTTGCCGAAGTCACCCTGCAGTATACCGACGTGTTCGCCCAACAATCCCGTCAGGTCAGCGGCTGGGTATCCGCCCAGGCCGTGACGACGGATACGTACAATCCCGTCGGCGACATCGAGGTGTACAGAAACGCCACGATCGTGAAAATGGCGGAAGCGCTTAAAACGATCGACGCGCTCTGCGATGCGGGGCTTTACGAGCAGGCGTGGGACATCGCTTACGACATGGAACACGAACTGCGTACGGTCGCCGCATTGGCGGGCGATGCGCAGATGGTGGAAGACGCCGATCTCTTTTCCCGCTACCAGATGACTCTGGAAAACGTCCTGGGGTACGACCCGCTGGAAGCGGATTTCGACGTAGATACGATCTCCTCGCAGGACCAGGATCAGCGCTGGGGAGATCCAGGGAATTCTACGCTTCCCACGATTGACGTGGATTGA